The following are from one region of the Bactrocera oleae isolate idBacOlea1 chromosome 6, idBacOlea1, whole genome shotgun sequence genome:
- the LOC106627405 gene encoding prolactin-releasing peptide receptor isoform X2 has protein sequence MSTQWFKCQSTKFSRKQNLFQAALLQRWNLPWFMCGFCPFIQALTVNVSVFTLTAIAIDRHRAIINPLRARPTKWVSKLILIGIWLTAFLFATPCAIAFRVELEHERYRENGIIFNVTRPFCLNKNLSEEQLQTYRYTLVFMQYFVPFCVISFVYIQMAVKLWGTRAPGNAQDTRDITLLRNKKKVIKMLIIVVVVFGLCWLPLQLYNILYVTFPEINEYHFISIIWFCCDWLAMSNSCYNPFIYGIYNEKFKREFNKRIATCFCKTHKLLDMPERTQSMHTRVSSIRSSSAPNSSMRIRGNLYGGVNGNGGSAAATKTQTTTTNTNTITYEIGCNDNAMSLELTNLNTKNAIGIESNNNNSNYTTNTYSSNVNSMQLQEVEVIAGEHICVDESDALIELKALPHNTNNASTST, from the exons tttCAAGCCGCTTTATTACAGCGCTGGAATTTGCCATGGTTTATGTGTGGCTTTTGCCCTTTTATACAGGCACTAACTGTTAATGTGTCAGTTTTCACACTCACGGCAATCGCAATCGATAGGCATCGAGCTATTATAAATCCACTCAG GGCTCGACCTACAAAATGGGTGTCCAAATTAATACTCATCGGCATTTGGCTGACGGCATTTCTATTCGCTACACCTTGTGCCATAGCATTTCGTGTTGAATTGGAGCATGAGCGCTACAGAG AAAACGGCATTATTTTCAATGTGACCCGACCATTTTGCTTGAACAAAAACCTTTCCGAGGAACAATTACAAACATACCGTTACACTTTGGTCTTCATGCAGTACTTTGTGCCGTTTTGCGTCATCAGTTTTGTTTACATACAAATGGCGGTGAAATTGTGGGGTACACGAGCGCCTGGTAATGCGCAAGATACGCGGGACATAACACTACTGCGAAATAAGAAGAAA GTCATAAAAAtgcttattattgttgtagtcGTGTTCGGGCTGTGCTGGTTGCCGCTgcaattgtataatattttgtatgtgaCCTTTCCCGAAATTAATGAATACCATTTCATCAGCATAATATGGTTTTGCTGCGATTGGCTGGCGATGAGCAACAGCTGTTACAATCCCTTCATTTACGGAATTTACAAT GAGAAATTCAAGCGTGAATTCAATAAACGCATTGCCACATGCTTCTGCAAGACACACAAGCTTCTGGATATGCCGGAGCGGACGCAGTCCATGCACACACGCGTCAGTTCCATACGCTCCAGCAGTGCGCCCAACTCATCCATGCGTATACGCGGCAATTTATACGGAGGTGTGAATGGCAATGGAGGCagcgcagcagcaacaaaaacgcagacaacaacaacaaataccaaTACGATTACATACGAAATCGGTTGCAATGATAATGCCATGTCATTAGAACTAACTAACCTCAATACAAAAAACGCAATTGGTATTgaaagtaataacaacaacagcaactataCTACAAATACTTACAGCAGCAATGTTAATAGCATGCAATTGCAAGAAGTTGAAGTTATCGCAGGCGAGCACATATGTGTGGACGAATCGGACGCATTAATCGAGCTTAAAGCATTGCCACACAACACGAACAATGCGAGTACAAGCACATAG